In one Methanomassiliicoccales archaeon genomic region, the following are encoded:
- a CDS encoding V-type ATP synthase subunit F has protein sequence MDIAVLGNEEFVLGFRLAGIKRVYTAASKDYEQKILELLQDSSIGVLAVSSTDLDILSVLARKKVLDSIAPVVVPVGRGEGDLREKVKRAIGVDLYKTERG, from the coding sequence ATGGACATAGCTGTGTTGGGGAACGAGGAGTTCGTGCTCGGTTTCAGGCTGGCGGGCATCAAGAGGGTGTACACTGCCGCTTCGAAGGACTACGAGCAGAAGATACTCGAACTGCTGCAGGACTCCTCCATCGGAGTGCTGGCGGTCAGTTCCACTGATCTTGACATTCTTAGCGTACTCGCCCGCAAGAAGGTGCTGGACAGCATCGCCCCGGTGGTCGTGCCGGTGGGCAGGGGCGAAGGGGACCTTCGTGAGAAGGTGAAGAGAGCGATTGGCGTTGACCTGTACAAGACTGAGAGGGGTTGA